One region of Salinibacterium sp. TMP30 genomic DNA includes:
- the cmk gene encoding (d)CMP kinase, with protein sequence MNKNPSFVVVAVDGPAGSGKSSVSKATARELGFDYLDTGAAYRGLALHCLDRGVDTLGPVDVIETLPRFEYTIGIDPDNYFVKVGSEIVTDDIREPRITGVVSNIARIPEVREFMVELFRSIIAGSQKPGIVVEGRDITTVVAPDAQSRILLTASEEARMGRRAAELSGESSATTAQQLSYRDAQDSKVVDFMNAAEGVITIDSTNLDFDQTVTAVASFVRSSM encoded by the coding sequence GTGAACAAGAACCCGTCGTTTGTTGTTGTGGCCGTTGATGGCCCGGCCGGCAGCGGAAAATCGAGTGTGTCGAAAGCGACCGCTCGTGAGCTCGGCTTTGACTACCTCGATACGGGTGCCGCCTACCGCGGGTTGGCCCTGCACTGCCTCGACCGCGGTGTTGACACTCTCGGCCCCGTCGATGTGATCGAGACCCTCCCACGCTTCGAGTACACGATCGGGATTGATCCCGACAACTACTTTGTGAAGGTTGGTTCGGAGATCGTGACCGACGACATCCGCGAACCTCGCATCACGGGTGTTGTGTCGAATATTGCGCGCATTCCTGAGGTGCGCGAATTCATGGTTGAGCTCTTCCGCAGCATCATTGCTGGCAGCCAAAAACCGGGCATTGTGGTCGAAGGGCGAGACATCACCACGGTGGTTGCCCCGGACGCTCAGTCGCGAATTCTGCTTACAGCCAGTGAAGAAGCTAGAATGGGAAGACGTGCGGCCGAACTCTCCGGAGAGTCGAGCGCGACAACGGCGCAACAACTCAGTTATCGAGATGCGCAGGACTCCAAAGTCGTGGACTTCATGAACGCCGCAGAAGGAGTCATCACAATTGACTCCACCAATCTTGACTTCGATCAAACCGTGACGGCCGTCGCGAGTTTCGTTCGCTCCAGCATGTAA
- a CDS encoding prephenate dehydrogenase — MNLGRITGQVRIVGAGLLGASIGLGLRAKGVDVIVHDASRSTLNLAIDYGAGRAPQPDDAPTLVIVAVPPDVTAEVVARELAAWPRATVTDVASVKVGVLDELIAAGVDLDRYVGSHPLAGRERGGASAARADLFIGRPWVVGRGEPFRRRAVEDVVIELGAIPVAMSASEHDNAVALISHVPQVVASLLAHRLAGASEAAVALAGQGLRDTTRIASSAPELWVQILGANSGPVAHILRELQAELGVAIDALETPDAPGARRAIAELLAGGNTGVARIPGKHGTSKHFSQLVVMVDDKPGELARLLTEIGEAQVNMEDLRLEHSPGAQFGLAEISVLPEKEALLISELEARGWKIAETFA; from the coding sequence GTGAATCTGGGCCGTATAACCGGGCAGGTGCGCATCGTTGGCGCCGGCTTGCTCGGTGCGAGCATCGGTCTGGGCCTGCGTGCTAAGGGCGTCGATGTGATTGTGCATGATGCTTCGCGCAGCACGCTGAATCTCGCCATTGATTACGGTGCCGGTCGTGCACCGCAGCCCGATGATGCACCAACGCTGGTGATCGTTGCGGTCCCGCCCGATGTGACGGCAGAGGTTGTTGCGCGCGAACTGGCGGCCTGGCCCCGAGCAACGGTGACGGATGTCGCGAGTGTGAAGGTGGGAGTGCTCGATGAGCTGATCGCGGCGGGCGTCGATCTCGATCGCTACGTCGGGTCACATCCTCTTGCCGGACGCGAACGTGGTGGCGCTAGCGCCGCTCGCGCTGATTTGTTCATTGGTCGGCCGTGGGTCGTGGGCCGGGGAGAACCGTTCCGCCGCCGTGCGGTTGAGGATGTCGTGATCGAGTTGGGCGCGATTCCGGTTGCGATGTCCGCCTCAGAGCACGACAACGCGGTGGCTCTGATTTCGCACGTTCCGCAGGTGGTGGCGAGTTTGCTCGCGCACCGGTTGGCGGGAGCATCCGAAGCCGCTGTTGCCCTTGCCGGTCAAGGACTGCGTGACACCACCCGTATCGCGTCGAGCGCGCCTGAACTGTGGGTGCAGATTTTGGGGGCAAACTCGGGGCCGGTTGCCCACATTTTGCGTGAGCTTCAGGCCGAGCTTGGAGTTGCGATCGATGCGCTTGAGACACCGGATGCTCCCGGTGCACGCCGCGCGATCGCCGAGCTGCTGGCCGGAGGCAACACGGGCGTCGCTCGCATCCCCGGTAAGCATGGCACGAGTAAGCACTTCAGCCAGCTCGTTGTGATGGTGGATGACAAGCCGGGGGAGTTGGCACGACTGCTTACCGAAATCGGCGAAGCGCAGGTGAACATGGAAGACTTGAGGCTTGAGCACTCACCGGGTGCCCAATTCGGTTTGGCCGAAATCTCGGTGTTGCCCGAAAAAGAGGCCCTACTTATTAGCGAGCTTGAGGCTCGTGGTTGGAAGATTGCGGAGACTTTCGCGTGA
- a CDS encoding pseudouridine synthase, with protein MNNANGESPSNPEGERLQKVMAAAGVASRRVCEDLIYQGRVSVNGEVVDAAGRRVLPTDRVTVDGTAIQLDTTKQYVMLNKPVGVVSSMADESGRPDLREFTREYDERLFNVGRLDANTSGLLILTNDGELAHILAHPSFGVSKTYIAKVEGVVSAQTIAKLTKGIELDDGPIVADKARALGRASGNETMVEVTLHSGRNHIVRRMLDAVGHPVIDLVRRQFGPLNLGSLPVGRTRDLTKAELGAVLTIARNAEVQS; from the coding sequence ATGAACAACGCTAATGGCGAGAGCCCCAGCAATCCCGAAGGTGAACGCCTGCAGAAAGTGATGGCCGCCGCTGGCGTCGCCTCGCGGCGAGTGTGTGAGGACTTGATCTACCAGGGCCGCGTTTCGGTCAACGGTGAGGTGGTGGACGCGGCGGGCCGCCGCGTGCTGCCGACGGATCGTGTGACCGTTGATGGCACCGCAATTCAGCTCGACACCACCAAACAGTATGTGATGCTCAACAAGCCCGTCGGCGTGGTGAGTTCTATGGCCGATGAGAGTGGTCGCCCCGATCTGCGTGAGTTCACTCGCGAGTATGACGAGCGCCTCTTCAACGTGGGCCGTCTCGACGCCAACACCTCGGGCCTCCTCATTTTGACGAATGACGGCGAGCTGGCGCACATTCTCGCTCATCCCTCCTTCGGCGTTTCGAAGACGTACATTGCCAAAGTTGAGGGCGTTGTGAGCGCCCAAACGATTGCGAAGCTCACGAAGGGCATCGAGCTCGACGATGGGCCGATTGTCGCCGACAAAGCGCGGGCGTTGGGCCGAGCATCCGGCAACGAAACAATGGTGGAGGTCACCCTGCATTCGGGCCGCAACCACATTGTGCGTCGGATGTTGGATGCCGTAGGTCACCCGGTGATCGACCTCGTGCGTCGCCAGTTTGGCCCCCTCAATCTCGGAAGCCTGCCGGTGGGCCGCACGCGTGACCTCACGAAGGCGGAGCTCGGTGCTGTTTTGACAATCGCCCGCAACGCGGAAGTGCAGTCGTGA
- a CDS encoding SMC-Scp complex subunit ScpB yields the protein METDTAMTDTAIDDVHIDDTAIDNAHREDLEAGPAVDLARGLEAIFMVADEPQSLVSLATALSAPVAEIRKTISALRADFDGERDGPRRGFELREVGGGWRIYVRADYDAAVRDFVYTQNPSRLSQAALETLAVIAYKQPISRGAVAAVRAVNVDSVVRTLLGRGLITEAFTDNETGAIHYETTELMLVQLGINSIAELPLISPLLSDGSDGFDEQR from the coding sequence ATGGAAACTGACACTGCAATGACCGACACGGCAATCGACGACGTTCACATTGACGACACTGCGATCGACAACGCTCACCGTGAAGACCTTGAGGCCGGCCCCGCAGTCGATCTCGCCCGCGGGCTCGAAGCGATCTTCATGGTGGCCGACGAGCCCCAAAGCCTAGTGAGTCTCGCGACCGCGCTCAGTGCGCCCGTTGCGGAGATTCGCAAGACGATCAGCGCATTGCGAGCCGACTTTGATGGCGAACGCGACGGCCCGCGTCGTGGTTTTGAGCTGCGCGAAGTGGGAGGTGGCTGGCGCATTTACGTGCGCGCCGACTATGACGCTGCCGTGCGCGACTTTGTGTACACGCAAAACCCGTCACGCTTGAGTCAGGCTGCGCTCGAAACTTTGGCCGTGATTGCGTACAAGCAACCGATTAGCAGGGGAGCCGTTGCTGCGGTGCGCGCCGTGAACGTTGATTCTGTTGTGCGCACGCTGCTGGGTCGGGGACTTATTACGGAGGCGTTTACCGATAACGAGACGGGCGCCATCCATTACGAAACGACGGAGCTCATGCTCGTGCAATTGGGGATCAACTCCATCGCCGAGCTACCCCTAATCTCGCCGCTATTATCTGATGGTTCGGACGGTTTTGATGAACAACGCTAA
- a CDS encoding ScpA family protein — translation MAPSPSDVEESASPAPGFSVSLSNFNGPFDLLLSLISKHELDITEVSLSRITDEFIAYLRDFESSGDASGDGIDELDQASEFLVVAATLLDLKVAGLLPQGELVDAEDVALLEARDLLFARLLQYRAFKQASDWFSGHFDTESTRTVRSVRLEEKFRTQTPELVWTLSLDDFAALATLAFTPREIPSVGLDHLHAPLISIREQAAYVVALLRSGEPHTFRQLIAGAELKGVIVARFLAVLELYRGSNVAFEQIEPLGELTVRWTAHHWSDDSLANLGADYGN, via the coding sequence GTGGCGCCGTCGCCTAGCGACGTGGAAGAGTCCGCGTCGCCCGCCCCGGGTTTCTCGGTCTCACTCAGCAACTTCAACGGGCCATTCGACCTGTTGCTTTCGCTGATCTCGAAGCACGAACTCGACATCACCGAAGTGTCACTCTCGCGAATAACCGATGAGTTCATCGCCTACCTGCGCGACTTCGAATCGAGCGGCGACGCTAGCGGCGACGGAATCGATGAGCTCGACCAGGCCAGCGAGTTTCTGGTGGTTGCCGCGACCCTCCTCGACCTCAAAGTTGCGGGACTCTTGCCTCAGGGCGAACTCGTGGATGCCGAAGATGTGGCCCTGCTCGAAGCACGCGACCTGCTCTTCGCCCGTTTGTTGCAGTACCGCGCGTTTAAGCAGGCAAGTGACTGGTTCTCGGGCCACTTCGATACGGAATCAACGCGCACGGTGCGATCCGTTCGGCTTGAGGAGAAGTTCCGCACGCAAACTCCCGAACTCGTGTGGACGCTCAGCCTCGACGATTTTGCGGCCCTCGCAACACTCGCGTTCACACCGCGAGAAATTCCGAGCGTGGGTCTCGACCATTTGCACGCACCGCTCATCAGCATCCGCGAGCAGGCAGCATATGTTGTTGCACTGTTGCGCTCGGGGGAGCCGCACACGTTCCGGCAGCTGATTGCTGGCGCGGAACTGAAGGGCGTGATCGTTGCGCGATTCTTGGCCGTGCTGGAGCTGTATCGCGGCTCCAATGTGGCATTCGAACAGATCGAGCCGCTCGGCGAACTGACCGTGCGCTGGACCGCGCACCACTGGTCAGACGATAGCCTCGCTAATCTGGGAGCTGATTATGGAAACTGA
- a CDS encoding ParA family protein, with translation MTKQRESESTLAGLDVPAMGPTGRPLTIFPEPPPLTGHGPARIISLCNQKGGVGKTTTTINLGASFAEYGRRVLAIDFDPQGALSAGLGVPTHDVPTIYDLLLGTIKNPAEAIVHTNIPGLDVIPANIDLSAAEVHLVNEVARETILARVLRKVSDQYDVILIDCQPSLGLLTVNALTAAHGVLIPLECEFFALRGVALLVETIEKVQDRLNPAIKLDGILATMFDARTLHSREVLERVVENFGDDVLETVIGRTVKFPDASVAGAPITTFAPDHSAAHSYRQVARELIARGAVA, from the coding sequence ATGACGAAACAGCGTGAGAGCGAATCGACGCTGGCAGGGTTGGATGTTCCGGCAATGGGCCCAACCGGCCGGCCGCTCACCATATTTCCCGAGCCACCTCCGCTCACGGGCCACGGGCCTGCACGCATCATTTCGCTGTGCAACCAAAAGGGTGGCGTCGGTAAGACCACCACTACGATCAATCTGGGCGCATCGTTTGCCGAGTATGGCCGTCGTGTGCTCGCTATCGATTTTGACCCTCAGGGAGCCCTTTCTGCCGGTTTGGGTGTGCCCACTCACGACGTGCCCACAATCTATGACCTGCTTCTCGGCACCATTAAGAATCCGGCAGAAGCGATCGTGCACACGAACATTCCCGGGCTCGATGTAATCCCGGCCAACATTGACCTGTCGGCCGCGGAAGTGCACCTCGTCAATGAGGTTGCGCGCGAAACAATTCTGGCGCGCGTACTGCGCAAGGTCAGCGACCAGTACGACGTGATCTTGATCGACTGCCAGCCCTCATTGGGCCTCTTGACGGTGAACGCGTTGACGGCGGCTCATGGTGTGCTGATTCCGCTGGAGTGCGAATTCTTTGCGCTGCGCGGTGTTGCACTGCTCGTTGAGACCATCGAGAAAGTTCAGGATCGACTGAACCCCGCCATCAAGCTCGACGGCATCCTGGCCACCATGTTTGATGCGCGCACGTTGCACTCGCGCGAGGTTCTTGAGCGCGTTGTCGAAAACTTTGGTGACGACGTCTTGGAGACCGTGATCGGTCGCACCGTGAAATTCCCCGACGCGAGCGTTGCCGGGGCCCCCATCACGACGTTTGCCCCCGACCACTCTGCGGCGCACTCCTACCGCCAAGTGGCGCGAGAGCTGATCGCCCGTGGCGCCGTCGCCTAG
- a CDS encoding site-specific tyrosine recombinase XerD, translated as MSESTRAGAGNAIAVASERYLRHLAIERGLSANTLAAYRRDLESYLGFLGEHNISTPDAITADDVTAFAHRLRADVGRPLAASSVARMLSTVRGLHTFFVDESLATVDVAHAVAIPKQSMRLPKAITIEQMTTVLSAFDGDDVLSLRNTALLELLYATGARVSEVVSLNVDDMIDGDIVRLLGKGNKQRIVPVGSFAQDAIQKYLVRARPALSVKGPSTPALFMGARGARLSRQNVWLIIQAAADRVHLGVDISPHTFRHSFATHLLSGGADVRVVQELLGHSSVATTQIYTMVTADTLRDMYTTAHPRAR; from the coding sequence ATGAGTGAGTCGACACGAGCCGGGGCGGGCAATGCGATCGCGGTCGCCTCTGAGCGTTACCTCCGTCATTTGGCTATTGAACGTGGGCTGTCTGCGAACACGTTGGCGGCCTACCGCCGAGATCTCGAGTCCTATCTCGGGTTTCTGGGCGAACACAATATTTCGACGCCCGACGCGATTACCGCGGATGATGTGACAGCTTTTGCGCACCGCTTGCGTGCTGATGTGGGGCGTCCACTCGCGGCATCGTCGGTCGCTCGAATGCTGTCGACCGTGCGCGGTCTGCACACGTTCTTTGTGGATGAATCGCTGGCGACCGTTGATGTTGCGCATGCGGTGGCGATTCCGAAACAATCGATGCGGTTGCCGAAAGCGATCACGATTGAGCAGATGACGACGGTGCTCTCCGCTTTTGACGGAGATGACGTGCTCTCCCTGCGGAATACCGCGTTGCTCGAACTGCTTTACGCGACGGGTGCACGCGTCTCTGAGGTGGTGTCCCTCAACGTCGACGACATGATTGATGGGGACATCGTGCGTTTGCTGGGCAAGGGTAATAAGCAGCGCATCGTTCCGGTGGGCAGTTTCGCGCAAGATGCGATTCAGAAGTATCTGGTGCGGGCTCGTCCGGCGCTCTCGGTGAAGGGGCCTTCTACGCCGGCGCTGTTCATGGGGGCGCGCGGAGCTCGGTTGTCGCGCCAAAACGTGTGGCTGATCATCCAAGCCGCCGCTGACAGGGTGCACTTGGGGGTCGATATTTCTCCGCACACCTTTCGGCACTCGTTTGCCACCCACCTGCTGTCGGGCGGGGCCGACGTTCGAGTCGTGCAAGAGCTACTGGGCCACTCTTCGGTGGCAACAACGCAGATTTACACAATGGTGACGGCCGATACTCTGCGCGATATGTACACGACAGCGCATCCGCGAGCCCGGTAA
- a CDS encoding NUDIX hydrolase: MHNELSDDRVTPRLLNTETVFAGHVWNVDRESFDLDGSAITREFVNHTGAVAVLAIDERDRVLLIKQYRHPVRLRDWELPAGLLDVVNESPLRAAQREFAEETDLQAESWNVLSEMLTSPGGSNEAVRIYLARGVSITGDTFDRSAEEAGIEMRWVPLEDAVEAVLDRRVQNSILCVGLLAAHLGRDRGWNTLGDADEPWPRHPRNYDQ; encoded by the coding sequence ATGCATAACGAACTCAGTGACGATCGTGTCACGCCACGACTGCTGAACACGGAAACGGTGTTCGCCGGTCACGTGTGGAATGTTGACCGTGAAAGTTTTGACCTCGATGGCTCAGCGATCACCCGGGAGTTCGTGAATCACACGGGTGCCGTTGCGGTGCTGGCGATCGATGAGCGTGACCGGGTTCTCCTCATCAAGCAATACCGGCATCCGGTGCGCCTGCGTGACTGGGAATTGCCTGCCGGCCTGCTCGACGTCGTTAACGAGTCACCGCTGCGTGCTGCGCAGCGAGAATTCGCCGAAGAGACCGATTTGCAGGCCGAGTCGTGGAATGTGCTCAGCGAAATGTTGACCTCGCCAGGGGGAAGCAACGAAGCGGTGCGCATCTACTTGGCACGCGGCGTGAGCATCACAGGCGACACTTTCGACCGCTCTGCGGAAGAAGCTGGCATCGAAATGCGGTGGGTTCCGCTGGAAGACGCCGTCGAAGCAGTACTGGACCGTCGTGTCCAAAACTCGATCCTGTGTGTGGGACTGCTTGCGGCCCATCTCGGGCGCGACCGAGGCTGGAACACGCTCGGCGATGCCGATGAGCCGTGGCCGCGGCATCCACGAAACTACGACCAGTAA
- a CDS encoding CTP synthase, whose protein sequence is MVDNKNAVVTKHIFVTGGVVSSLGKGLTAASLGNLLTARGLRVVMQKLDPYLNVDPGTMNPFQHGEVFVTDDGAETDLDIGHYERFLDIKLNQAANVTTGQIYSEVIAKERRGEYLGDTVQVIPHITDEIKRRMRLQAAGPFNDDNPQPDVIITEIGGTVGDIESLPFIESARQVRHELGRKNVFFVHVSLVPFMAASGEQKTKPTQHSVAALRSIGIQPDALVLRSDRPVSESNKRKIALMCDVEEDAVVNATDASSIYDIPEMLHSQGLDAYIINQLGLEAKSVNWDGWSEVLEAVHNPKHETTIGLVGKYIDLPDAYLSVTEALRAGGFANNAKVNIRWVASDECETPEGAAKHLSDLDGIIVPGGFGVRGIEGKLGALKFVRENGIPALGICLGLQCMVIEYARDMAGLEGASSTEFDPDSKFPVIATMAEQVDILAGGDLGGTMRLGLYNANLEPGSIVEEIYGAPTAAERHRHRYEVNNEYRQKIADAGLTFSGISPDRTLVEFVELPRDVHPFYVGTQAHPELLSRPNRAHPLFRGLVAAALERQKSSRLFEVTEQDDA, encoded by the coding sequence GTGGTGGACAATAAAAACGCGGTCGTAACAAAGCACATCTTCGTCACCGGAGGAGTCGTCTCTTCTCTCGGCAAAGGCCTCACGGCGGCGAGTCTCGGAAACCTGCTGACAGCACGCGGGCTCCGCGTCGTCATGCAGAAGCTGGATCCCTATCTGAATGTGGATCCCGGAACCATGAACCCCTTCCAACACGGTGAAGTCTTCGTCACCGACGATGGTGCCGAAACCGACCTCGATATCGGACACTACGAGCGCTTCCTCGACATCAAGCTCAACCAGGCGGCCAACGTCACCACCGGCCAGATCTACTCTGAAGTGATCGCCAAAGAACGCCGCGGCGAATACCTCGGCGACACCGTGCAAGTCATCCCGCACATCACCGATGAGATTAAGCGCCGTATGCGCCTGCAGGCCGCAGGGCCTTTCAACGATGACAACCCGCAGCCCGACGTGATCATCACCGAAATCGGGGGAACCGTCGGCGACATCGAAAGCCTGCCCTTCATCGAATCGGCTCGCCAGGTTCGCCACGAACTAGGCCGCAAAAATGTGTTCTTCGTGCACGTCTCGCTCGTGCCCTTCATGGCAGCATCCGGGGAACAAAAGACCAAGCCCACCCAGCACTCCGTTGCTGCACTGCGCTCGATCGGCATCCAGCCCGACGCGCTGGTGCTGCGCAGCGACCGCCCCGTCTCCGAATCCAACAAGCGCAAAATCGCGCTGATGTGTGACGTCGAAGAGGATGCCGTCGTTAACGCCACCGACGCGTCGAGCATCTACGACATCCCCGAAATGCTGCACAGCCAGGGACTCGACGCCTACATCATCAACCAGCTCGGCCTCGAAGCTAAGTCGGTGAATTGGGATGGCTGGAGCGAAGTTCTCGAAGCAGTGCACAACCCTAAGCACGAAACGACGATCGGTCTCGTCGGCAAATACATCGACCTTCCTGACGCCTACCTTTCGGTCACCGAAGCCCTTCGGGCCGGTGGATTCGCCAACAACGCGAAGGTCAACATCCGCTGGGTTGCCTCCGACGAATGCGAAACGCCTGAAGGTGCTGCCAAGCATCTCTCTGATCTCGACGGCATCATTGTTCCGGGTGGATTCGGCGTGCGCGGCATTGAGGGCAAGCTCGGCGCCCTCAAGTTCGTGCGCGAGAACGGCATCCCGGCCCTCGGTATCTGCCTCGGTTTGCAGTGCATGGTCATCGAATACGCTCGCGACATGGCGGGCCTCGAGGGCGCATCCTCCACCGAGTTCGATCCCGACAGCAAGTTCCCCGTCATCGCGACAATGGCTGAGCAGGTCGACATCCTTGCCGGGGGAGACCTCGGCGGAACCATGCGCCTCGGTCTCTACAATGCCAACCTCGAACCCGGATCGATTGTCGAAGAAATCTACGGCGCCCCGACCGCCGCCGAGCGTCACCGTCACCGTTACGAAGTGAACAACGAATACCGCCAGAAGATTGCGGATGCCGGACTCACGTTCTCGGGAATCTCACCCGACCGCACCCTCGTCGAATTCGTTGAGCTGCCCCGCGACGTTCACCCGTTCTACGTGGGAACTCAGGCGCACCCCGAATTGCTGTCGCGCCCGAACCGTGCACACCCGCTGTTCCGTGGGCTTGTTGCGGCAGCGCTCGAACGTCAGAAGTCCAGTCGCCTCTTTGAGGTGACTGAGCAGGACGATGCATAA
- the recN gene encoding DNA repair protein RecN, with product MIEEISIRDLGVIASARLPLGPGFTALTGETGAGKTMVVTALGLLLGERADAAAIRADSDQASVEGRWVIDPQSAVAERVRDAGGDLDDGELLLVRTVSREGRSRAVVGGRSAPVGVLTELGDQLVVVHGQSDQIRLKSSTAQRNALDRFAGIELATVLGQYHTVFRRWQSAQGELDVLVAEGDLRSREAEELRVAIEEIEAADVRRGEDVELMERADRLANLEGLRLAAEGAHAVLSADAADDSSDVVAQLASAHRGLERVAEHDAQLASIAEALAAASITLGEIATDLSGYLASLDSDGSRELEQVEERRSQLAALVRKHGHSLDDVIDLLDTGSQRLLELDNDSTRIDTLRAQVEADQAELIALAAQVSDVRTSSAQRLSADVTSELAQLAMANAEIVVTVEDRSDYSFNGKDEVSILLRPHPGAPPRPLGKGASGGELSRVMLAIEVVIAGNDPVPTFIFDEVDAGVGGAAAIEIGKRLAQLSRTAQVIVVTHLAQVAAFADNHLSVIKGDDGSVTASSVHKLEGEARIAEMARLLSGLPDSESGLAHARELIHTAHELEHANR from the coding sequence GTGATCGAAGAGATCTCCATTCGCGATCTCGGAGTGATCGCGTCGGCACGCCTTCCGCTTGGACCCGGCTTTACGGCGCTCACTGGCGAAACCGGTGCCGGCAAAACAATGGTGGTTACCGCCCTCGGACTACTGCTGGGGGAGCGCGCCGATGCTGCCGCGATCCGCGCAGACAGTGATCAAGCATCCGTCGAAGGTCGCTGGGTAATCGACCCGCAGTCAGCCGTTGCCGAACGCGTGCGAGATGCCGGTGGCGATCTTGATGACGGCGAACTCCTGCTCGTGCGCACCGTGTCGCGTGAAGGCCGCAGTCGCGCCGTTGTCGGTGGTCGAAGCGCACCAGTCGGCGTGCTCACCGAACTCGGCGATCAACTGGTTGTCGTACACGGGCAATCCGACCAAATACGACTCAAATCGTCGACAGCACAACGCAACGCACTTGACCGCTTCGCGGGAATCGAACTCGCCACCGTGCTCGGGCAGTACCACACTGTCTTCCGCCGGTGGCAGTCGGCCCAGGGTGAACTTGACGTTCTCGTCGCCGAAGGTGATCTGCGCAGTCGTGAAGCCGAAGAGCTCCGCGTCGCTATCGAAGAGATCGAGGCGGCTGACGTTCGCCGTGGCGAAGACGTTGAGCTGATGGAACGCGCCGATCGACTCGCGAACCTTGAAGGGCTGCGCCTCGCGGCAGAAGGTGCCCACGCGGTGTTATCGGCGGATGCGGCAGACGACAGCTCCGATGTGGTTGCCCAGCTTGCCTCGGCCCACCGCGGGCTTGAGCGGGTTGCTGAGCACGACGCTCAACTCGCTTCCATTGCCGAAGCGTTGGCGGCAGCATCCATCACCCTCGGCGAAATCGCCACCGACCTCTCTGGCTACCTCGCCAGCCTCGACAGTGATGGCAGCCGCGAACTTGAACAAGTAGAAGAACGCCGCAGCCAACTTGCGGCCCTCGTGCGCAAACACGGTCACAGCCTCGACGATGTTATTGACCTGCTCGACACCGGCAGCCAACGTTTGCTCGAGCTCGACAACGACTCCACGCGCATCGATACCCTGCGCGCACAGGTAGAAGCAGATCAGGCCGAGCTCATCGCCCTCGCAGCCCAGGTGAGCGATGTGCGCACGAGCAGTGCCCAACGGCTCTCCGCCGACGTGACCAGCGAGCTCGCCCAACTGGCCATGGCTAACGCCGAAATCGTCGTGACCGTCGAAGACCGCAGCGACTACTCATTCAATGGCAAAGACGAAGTGTCAATTCTGCTGCGTCCACACCCCGGAGCACCGCCGCGCCCACTCGGAAAGGGTGCATCCGGTGGCGAGCTCTCGCGGGTCATGCTTGCCATCGAAGTTGTCATTGCCGGCAATGACCCCGTGCCCACCTTCATCTTCGATGAAGTTGATGCCGGAGTTGGGGGAGCCGCCGCCATCGAAATTGGCAAACGGTTAGCTCAGCTCAGCCGCACCGCCCAAGTGATCGTGGTCACTCACCTGGCCCAGGTTGCCGCGTTTGCCGACAACCATCTCAGTGTCATCAAAGGCGACGACGGCTCAGTGACGGCATCCAGCGTCCACAAGCTTGAAGGGGAAGCGCGCATCGCCGAAATGGCGCGACTGCTCTCGGGCCTTCCCGACTCCGAATCGGGACTTGCCCACGCGCGTGAACTCATCCACACCGCGCACGAACTCGAGCACGCCAACCGATAA